From the genome of Deferribacteraceae bacterium V6Fe1:
TAACAGGTAAAAGGAGGAAGATGTGCCAAGAGCAAAAGGTGGTTTTAAAACCAGAAGAAGAAGGAACAAATGGCTCAAAGTCAGTAAAGGGTTTGTTGGTGTTCCCAATAATGTTTACAAAAAGAGCCGTGAAGTAGGTGAACGAGCCTTAGCTGAATCCTATAAAGGGAGAAAACAGAGGAAAAGGGATTTTAGAAGGCTTTGGATTATTAGGATTAATGCTGCTGTTAGACAGTATGGTTTAAGCTACAGCAGATTTATCGGTATGCTTAAAGATAAAAATATCGATATTGACCGCAAGGTCTTGTCAGAAATGGCAGTTAATAATCCTCAAGAATTTGAGCAATTGGTTAAAAAGGTCTCAGCTTAAGACCTTTTAGACGGGGTGCAAAAGCACCCCTTTATTTTTATCTAAAGTTATAATATAAATTTTCGTTAAACATAATCGGGGTGTTTTATGGATTTAGGTGTCGATATTAAAAGTATTTTGGAAGAGATAGAGAAAGTATCTAACCTTAGTGACCTATATCAACTAAAGGTTAAATATCTTGGTAAAAAAGGGATAATATCACAGCTTAATAAAAATCTAAAAGATATAGAAAGCGATAAAAGAGCTGAGTTTGGAAAGAAAATACATGAGTTGAGAGTTTTGTTTGAAAATAGCTATGATGAGAAAGAAAAAGCATTGAAAGAGATTGAAAGAAAACAGAAGCTTGCTTCTGAAAAAATAGATATTACGCTTCCGGGCTTTCCTATAAATTATGGAAGTATTCACCCTATAACAAAAGTTTACAACGAAATTGTTGATATATTTACTGCTATGGGGTTTGAAGTAGCAACCGGACCTGAGATAGAGTCAGATTTTTATAACTTTGAGGCTTTAAACATTCCTAAAGCTCACCCTGCAAGGGATATGCAGGATACTTTTTATATATCAGAAGAAGTGCTCCTTAGGACTCATACTTCCCCTGTTCAAATAAGGACAATGTTGGAACAAAAACCTCCGGTAAAAATAATTGCACCGGGAAAAGTTTACAGGTGTGATAGTGATGTAACTCATACACCTATGTTTCATCAGGTTGAAGGCTTATTAGTGGATGAAAAGGTCACTTTTGGTGATTTAAAGGGGACATTAACACTTTTTATAAAGAGACTTTTTGGAGATGATGTTCCTGTAAGGTTTAGACCGAGCTTTTTCCCTTTTACCGAACCTTCTGCAGAAGTAGATATGGGGTGTGTAATTTGTAACTCTAATGGTTGCAGGGTTTGTAAAAATACCGGTTGGCTTGAGATTTTGGGATGCGGTATGGTTCATCCGAATGTGTTTAAATCTGTTGGTTATGATTCCCAAAAGTACAGAGGTTATGCATTTGGAATGGGAATAGAGAGAATTACGATGCTGAAGTTTGGTATTAATGATTTGAGACTATTTTTTGAAAACAATCTAAAGTTTTTGAGTCAATTTTAGGGGTGAATTATGAAGGTTAGTTTAGATTGGTTAAAGGATTTTATTGATATAGATGGCATTGACCCGCATGAGATTGCTGACAGACTTACTATGTCCGGTCTTGAAGTGGAGGCTGTGGAGTATATCCCTGCTATAGAGAATATTGTTGTAGCTAACGTTTTAGAAAAGAAAAAACATCCTGATGCAGATAAACTTTCAGTATGTAAGGTATATGATGGGAATGAAGAATATCAAGTAGTTTGTGGTGCCAAAAATGTTGATAAGGGGCAAAATATAGTTTTTTGTAAAATAGGAGCAGTGTTGCCGGGAGATTTTAAAATCAAAAAGGCTAAGATAAGGGGTGTGGAGTCTTTTGGTATGATTGCATCCCTTAGTGAGCTTGGACTTGAAGAAAAAAGTGAAGGTATTTATGTTTTGCCGGAAGATATTAAGATTGGGGATGACCCTAACAAAATTTTGGGGCTTGGGGATTATGTCCTTGAAATATCAATTACACCTAACAGGGCAGATTGTCTAAGTGTAATAGGTGTTGCAAGGGAGATAGCTGCATTGTATGGTTTGCAGGTAAAAGAAAGGGAGTTTTCAATTCAGGAATTAGAAGAGGATGCAAATAAATATTCCTATGTGAAAGTGAAAAATAGTGAGATATGTCCTGTATATCTTGGTAGAATCATAAAAGATGTGACCATAAAGCAATCTCCATTATATATACAAAATAGGCTTCGTAAGGCCGGTATTAGACCTATCAACAATATAGTAGATGTTACAAATTATGTCCTTTTGGAATATGGTCAGCCCCTTCATACATTTGACTTAAATGAGATAGAAGGTGGAATTGTAGTTAGAAATGCCGACAAAGGTGAAAAAATAGTAACCCTTGACGGTAAAGAGAAAGTTTTAGATGAGTCGATGCTTGTAATTGCAGATGAGAAGAAAGCCGTTGCTGTGGCAGGCGTTATGGGTGGGGAGTATTCGGGTATCAATGATAATACTAAAGATGTATTTTTGGAATGTGCTTATTTCAAACCCGACAGTATTAGGTTAACTGCACGCAGGCTTGGTATGCAGACAGATTCCTCTTATAGGTATGAAAGAGGAATAGATATGAAAAATACTTATAAGATGGTAGACTATGCCGCTTACCTTTTATCAAAGCTATCCGGCGGTAAAATCTTAAAGAATACACTGAGTGATAATCCAAAAGGTTATGAGGATAAAGAAGTTAAAGTTAATTTTGACAAGATAAACTCTTATATCGGGCTTCAAATTTCAGAAGATGAAATTGTCAACATATTAAAAAGACTCAATTTTAAATTATCAAAACAAGGCACTGATTATGTTGTGGTGCCCCCTTCATACAGGGTGGATATAGAGATTTGGCAAGATATAGTTGAAGAAGTGGCAAGAGTTTACGGTTATAACAATATACCAACCTCTACTCCTGAAATTTTGGCTGACGGAAGAGTTAAAAAACCACTATTAAAAGCAGTAATGGATATAAAAAGACATCTTGCAGCTTTAGGTTTTGTGGAGGCTATAAATTATTCTTTTACATCTGAAAAAATTTTAAGCCATTTTGACGACAGTAAAAAATTTGTCAAACTTTTAAATCCTATTTCAGAAGACTTGGCGGTAATGAGGACATTTGTTTTTCCAAGCCTTTTGATGAATATTAAAAATAATTTAAATAATGGATACAAAAACGTCAGATTTTTTGAAGTTGCTTCTACCTATTTAAAAAAGGATGATGGGCTTCCTGAGCAAAAAGTTAGTCTCTCTATTGCGGTTACAGATGATTTTTTTGGGCTTTATTGGGATAAAATAAAAAAGACTGAAACTTTTTATTACCTGAAAGGGGTTTTGGAAAATATAGGTAAGTTTTTCAATGTAAACTTTAATTTTGTGAGGTCTGACTTTGAGTTTCTTCACCCCGGAAAATCAGCTGATATTTATATAGAAGATAAAAAAATCGGCTTTATTGGTTGCATTCATCCTGATATTAATGAAAAAATAGATATCGATCTTCCTGTCTATGTTGCTGAATTGGAGTTGGAAGAGCTTGTAAATATTGTTAAAGACAGAAAAATTAAGTTTAAGAGTTTTTCTGTGTATCCATTTGTTTACAAAGATTTATCTCTATTAGTCAAAAAGGATATTTTCAGTGAAGATATAAGAAAATTTATATTGTCATATGACCCGCTTATTGAAAACTGTATTGTTTTTGATAAGTTTGAAGATGAAAAAATTGGTTTGGAAAATGTCAGTCTTGCTTTTAGAATTTACTTTTTACATAATGAAAAGACATTAACTGACGAAGAGACCAATGGAATCTTGACTAGACTAGTTTCAGATTTGGAAAAACGTTTTTTAGCTAAATTAAGATAGTTTGTGGGGGCTTTGCCCCCATTTTTTTTAGGTTTTTTATTTTATTTATTTTTATTGTTGACCAAATAGGTTAAATTTTCTAATTTCTTATAATATGTCGGGAAAATATGGTTTTTTGTATTTTTATAAATAGAGTATAGCACTCCGGAGAGCCGAATGATAGATGCCAAAAACTATAAAGTACTTGTTGTTGATGACGAAGATTATATCAGAGAGAGTATTGAAATAATCTTAAGGACTGAAGGCTTTGAGGTTTTTTCTGTTAATAGCGGACCAAAAGCTTTGCAGGTTTTGCAGGAGAAAAATATAGATGTTGTTTTAACCGACATTAAAATGCCTGAAATGGATGGGGTCACCCTTTTAAAAAAGATAAAAGGGGAGTATCAGGTTGAGGTTATTTTGATAACTGGTTTTCCAAGCCTTGACACAGCCGTGGAAAGTGTCAAATTTGGTGCATACGATTATATTACCAAACCTTTTAAAGTTGAGGATTTATTAAATAAAATATTAAAGGCAATTGAAAATAAAAAGTTAAAAAAAGAAGTTGTCGAGTTAAATCAGATTATATCAATTTACGATTCGAGCAAATTTTTTGCTAATATTATGCATGTTGATGAAATATTTGAGAAAATGAATACAATTATCTTTGATTTTCTGAAAAATGATGGATATTTTATAAGACTTTTCACAAGAGAATATATAAAGGATGTGAATGTAGATAAAAATCTTAACAAGTTTATTACCGATAACTTTAGTTATAAGGAAGCATTGACTATATTTTCAAATTTAGAACACTATGAAACAACAGTAAAGTTAAACGGTAAAGATATAAATCTCTTATTATTACCTATGAAGAGCAGAGAAGGTTTGTGGGGGATTGTAGGTGTTTTCAGAGAAGGTTCCAGAAGTTATTCAGATTTGGACTGTAAAGTACACGGTATCTATATTGATCAATTCTCTTTATCCTTGTTAAATGTTTATAGTTTTGAAGATTTGTCGAAAGGTTATTTGGAAACTATAACGGCTCTTTCAAAGGCTGTTGATGCTAAGGATCATTATACAATGGGGCATTCGGAGAATGTTAAAAGGTATTCTTTGATGATTGTTGAAGAGTTGGGGCTTAATGAAGAATTTAAAGATGCAATGATATATGCCGGATTATTGCACGATATTGGCAAGATTGGTGTCCCCACTGAAATAATAATTAAGCCTGATAGATTGACGAATGAAGAATACGAAGAGATGAAAAAGCACCCTATTCATGGCAAAGATATCTTGTCCCCTATTGAGTTTCTGGGTGATGTACCGTATTACGTTTTATATCATCATGAAAAATTGGATGGTAGCGGATACCCCTACGGACTAACAGCTGAAGATATCCCTTTGGGAGCAAAAATATTGCATGTTGCCGATTCTTATGATGCAATGACTACAGATAGAAGTTATAGAATGAGGAGAGATCCAAAGCTTGCCTTTGAAGAACTTGACAGATGCACAGGGACTCAATTTGACAGGGAAATTGTTGCAGCTTTTAAGTCTGCAATGAGGAAAAAAGGTAATATATAATTGGAAGGTGAAATGAAAAGTTTGTTGAAAAAAGATTTGTTAGAGCTTGGAAAAGAAGCTTTTAATATAAAAAAACAGCTTTACGGCGATGATGTTTTTTTCGTGAGAAATGTTCATCTTAATTATACTAATATATGTGTAAATCATTGTAGATTTTGTGCTTTTGCTAAAGATGAGGGTGAAGATAATGCTTACGAAATGTCAGTTGATGATGTTTTGAAATATCTTTCAGACAAGGCAGTCGGTTGTGTGGAAGTCCATATTGTTGGCGGGTTACATCCTTCAAAGCCATTTGAGTTTTATTTAGACATGATTCAAAGCATTAAACAGGCATACCCTTTTCTTACAATTAAGGCTTTCAGTGCAGTTGAGATTGATTACTTTTCAAGAATTTCAGGACTTAGTATTGATGGTGTTTTTGATAAATTAAAATTATCCGGGCTAGAAATGCTTCCTGGGGGCGGAGCGGAAATATTGGATAAGAAGATTAGAAATCAGATTTGCCCCGAAAAGATTGATGCTGATAGATGGTTGTATATTATGGAATCAGCTCATAATAACGGAATTAGGACAAATGCAACAGTACTTTATGGACATTTAGAAACTGAGGAAGATATATTGGAACACTTGTTAAAAATAAAAAAACTGCAAGATAAGACTGGAGGTTTTTCGGCATTTATCCCATTATCTTTTCACCCTGAAAACACTTTTCTTTCAGAAAGGCTGCCGGTAACTGGAGTCGAGGACTTGAGAGTTATTGCTTTAAGTAGAATAGTTTTGGATAATATTCCCCATATAAAGGCTTATTGGGTGATGCTTGGGGAAAAGACAGCACAAGTTGCTTTAAATTTTGGCGCTGATGACCTTGACGGGACAATAGTAAAAGAGAAAATTACTCATGCAGCAGGAGCAAAATCAAAAGAGGGACTTACTATTGATGAGCTTGCTTTTCTGATTAAATCTGCCGGTTTTAATCCGGTTGAAAGGGATGCATTTTACAATGAAATTAAAAGATATTAATAGATATATATTTATTAACCCCTCCCCTAATATGCTAAAGGTAGCCAAAAAGATAGAGGAGTTTGGTAAAAAAACTGAAGTTTGTGTTGATAAAGATATTATTGCAGCAAATTGTTACAAACTATCGGTACATTTTGACAATGAATTTTTGTTCTATAGTGATAAAAATCGGGAGAGTGAGTTTTTAGAAAAGAATGCTTTTAAATTTAAAAGAGGACTTTTTTACAGACGTCCTGTTATTGAGAATATTCCTTTTAAGGGTACTTCAAAGGAGCTGTATCTAATTAACAAAGGTAAAATACTTTTTGAACAAAAGAATGATTTCAATATTTTTAATGGTAAGCCAAATGACGATGAAGTAGTGATTTTCTCATACTCTAAAAACATGTTAAGTGAGAGAGATTGTAAAAGAAAAATTGTGACTATTTTAGAAGTCGATAAAGAAACTTCAAATGCACTTCATTTTAATTATTTTATTTTTTTTATTAAAGATTTAAAATATGAGATGTTTTTAAATGGCAATAAATTGTACGTTGTTGGTGATAAAGATGCCGATATATTATTGAGTAAAAGATTAGAGTTTTTCAAAAAGAATAATTTTAAGAAACTCAGCGAATTTGTCATTTATGTAAACGAAAACCCATATCTTGTAAAATCGGAAAAAAATTATATATTGTTAAACGATTACAGCTATTTTAATATTTCAGTTAAAATGCCTGATGAGTGGTATCATAAACTGGGGCGTTATTTATGCACAGGAAAGCAGTAGTTGAGGGTGTTTTTTATCCAAAGTCTTTTAAAGCAATAAAGAATTTTGTTGATAGCTATGATGTAAAATTACAAGTGGAAGCAAAAATAGCGATTGTGCCGCATGCAGGTTACATATATTCCGGTGAAACTGCAGTTAAAACTTTAAAATTTATCAGCAAAATTGAAAAAAATATAATTTTACTTGGTCCAAATCATACAGGGTTGGGGGAAAAGGTTGCAGTCTTTCCTGAGGGTGAGTGGCAAACACCTTGTGGGGATGTTACGGTCAATAAAGATACCGTTGACTTGCTTGTTGAAAAAAGCGTTATTTTAAAAAGAGATACAATGGCTCATATACAAGAGCATTCACTTGAAGTATTACTTCCGATTTTAAAATATCTGAAAGATGATATAAATATTGTTCCTATTACAGTTTCTCATCTTACAAAAAATGAGTGTTTTAATGTTGCAAAGGATATATATGAAATAATAAAAGATGGCAGCTTTACGATAGTAGTAAGTACTGATTTCAATCATTTTGAAAGTAAAGAGGTTACTAACTATAAGGACAAATTAGCAATTGAAAAAATATTGGACATTGACCCTGAAGGGCTTTATGATATCATCTTTGAAAAGAGGATATCGATGTGCGGTGTTTTTCCTGTTACCATAGCACTTTATTTGTCTAAAATGTTAAACTTAAATAATGTGAAGCTTGTAGAGCACACAACAAGTGCAAAAGCAAGTGGTGATTATAACAGAGTTGTCGGATATGCTGGTATTTTAATTGGGTAGGAGGAGTAAATATGATTAAAAAAGCAGTTATCCCTGCAGCGGGGTTTGGGACAAGGATGCTCCCTTTTACGAAAGCTGTTCCTAAGGAGATGATTACATTGGTGGATAGACCTGCCATTGATTATGCTATTGATGAGGCAGTTGCTGCGGGCATTGATGAGATTATTTTAATAACAAGTAAGTCAAAAAACTTGATTGAAGATTATTACGACAGATATTATGAGCTTGAGAATGCTCTTGAAAAATCTGGGAAAACAGAGCTTTTGACTGAAGTTGTGGGGCTTGCAGAAAAATGCAAAATTGTTTCTGTCAGACAAAAAGAGCAGCTGGGGCTTGGACATGCTGTCTATTGTGCGGCTGATTTGGTAGGGGGTGAGCCGTTTGCAGTTATTTTGCCTGATGATCTGTTTCTTTCAAATAAGCCTGTGTTGGCACAATTAAAAGAGGCTTATGAAAAGGTTAAAAGCCCTGTCTTGGCAATTCAAGAGGTGCCTGAAAATGAAACTTCAAAATACGGGATTGTAGATATAAAAAACAGTATAGAGACAAATCTTTATGGCTTGAAAAGTATGGTGGAAAAACCGAAAGAAAATCCGCCTTCAAACTATGCAATTGTGGGGAGATATATTTTGACACCCGATATTTTGAAAGAGCTTGGCAATACAGGCAGTGGCGCATTGGGAGAAATACAGCTTACCGATGCTATAAACAGGGTTGCTAAAAGCGGTGAAGTGTTTGGGCTGGTTTATGAAGGTAAACGATTTGACTGTGGCAGCAAGCAGGGCTATTTGGAAGCAGTAGTAAATTTTACGTTGGCTAGAGAAGATTTGCGGGATGATTTTCTAAATGTTATAAAGAAAATAAAGATGTAATATGAAAGAGTTTAAGGGAATTTATCATCTTCACGGCTCAATAAACAAAAAGATTGAAGAAATTTTACAGACTCTATATAAGCATAAAGGGCTTGATGTCCCTTCGGGCCCAAAGATTGATGTGATTGTTGGCAAAGGCTACATAGATGTGTATGCTGATTTGCCGGGTGTAGATATTGATGATTTTAAAGTCTATTTAGTAGAAAACAAGCTTGTGATTGAAGGGGTAAAAAGAACTCTTAAGCATGCCGAGAAGGTAAATTATTTAGTTATTGAAAGGGAATTTTTTCCATTCAGAAAAATAATTGAGATACCTTCTGAAGTGAGTTTTGAAAATGGCTTTGCCAAGCTTAAAGATGGTGTGCTTCACATAAGACTGGAAATGAATTAGAGAAAGAAATTTTGGAGGTTAGTGTGGAATTTAACGAAAATGACATAAAAATACCTGAAGAGTTACCACTATTACCTGTAAGGGATATAGTGGTTTTCCCTTTTATGGTAATCCCTCTTTTTGTTGGAAGAGAGGCCAGTATCAAGGCTGTTGATGATGCTTTGGCAGAAAAGAGGATGATTTTTTTAGCTTCTCAAAAAGATCCTATGAATGAAGACCCTGGTAAGGGTGAAGTGTATGATATCGGTACTATAGCTGTAATTCTTAGAATGCTCAAACTGCCTGACGGTAGAGTAAAGATACTTGTTCAAGGGTTAAAAAGGGGAAAAATTCAAGAATTTATTAAGGATGAACCTTACTTTAAAGTAAGGGTTGAGCAGATAGAAGAGGATGATAAAACAGATGATTTGAAAGTAGAAGCACTTACAAGACATGTAAAAGATCAGTTAAATCGTGCTGTCAGTCTTGGCAAACCTATGCTTCCTGATCTGTTGGCAATTATTGATTCTATTGAAGAGCCGGGTAAGTTGGCTGACCTTATTGTGTCAAACTTGGGGCTAAAAATTAGTGAATCTCAAGAAGTACTTGAAACGATAGATTCTGTTGAGAGGTTGAAAAAGGTAAGTGAGTTTCTAAACAGGGAAATTTCAATTCTTGAAGTGCAGCAGAAGATTTTAAGCGAAGCAAAAGGGGAGATAGATAAAAGTCAAAAGGAATATTTCCTGAAAGAGCAGCTCAAAGCTATCAGAAAAGAGCTTGGGGAGGAAGATGATTTTAATAAAGAGATAGAAGAATTAAATATCAAAATTAATAAATTAAAGATGCCAAAGGATGTAAGGGAAGAGGCGTTAAAACAGCTCAAAAGGCTTTCAAGAATGCATTCAGATTCTGCCGAGGCGACTGTTGTAAGATCTTATGTAGAGTGGCTTGTAGAGCTACCTTGGAAAAAGTCATCAAAAGATAACCTTGATATAAAAAACGCAAAATTGATACTCGATGAAGATCATTACGGACTTGAAGAGGTTAAGGACAGGATATTGGATTTTCTGTCAGTCAGAAAACTAAAAAAAGATATGAAGAGCCCTATTTTATGCTTTGTTGGGCCTCCAGGAGTCGGTAAGACTTCCCTTGGTAAATCTATTGCAAGGGCGATGAATAGAAAATTTTTAAGAATTTCCCTTGGTGGTGTAAGGGATGAAGCTGAAATAAGAGGGCATAGGAGAACATATATAGGAGCCATGCCCGGTAAAATAATCCAAGGACTTAAAAGTGTAGGCACCGATAACCCGGTTTTTATGCTTGATGAGATAGATAAGCTTGGGAATGATTTCAGGGGTGATCCTGCTTCGGCACTTCTTGAAGTGCTTGATCCGGAGCAAAATAATAGCTTTGTTGATCACTATATTGGAGTGCCTTTTGACCTATCCAAAGTATTTTTTATAACTACGGCTAATTACTTAGAGCCTATCCCCCCGGCTTTAAAAGATAGGATGGAAATTATTGAAATACCGGGATATACCGAAGAGGAAAAGGTGAATATCGCTGAAAAATATTTAATTCCAAAACAGTGTAAAGAGAATGGAATAGAACTATTAAAATTTAGGAAAAGTGCAATTTTGAAAGTAGTTTCAGGCTATACAAGAGAATCTGGGTTAAGAAATCTTGAGAGAAATATAGGCACTGTTTGTAGAAAAGTTGCAAGAAAAGTTGCGGAAGAGGGTGTGTTTAAAAAAACTATTACTGAAACAGATGTTGTAAAATTTTTGGGGCCGGAGAAATTTTACCCTGAAGATGAATTAAAAAATAATGAAATTGGTGTCGTAACTGGTCTTGCCTGGACCCCTTATGGCGGTGATGTATTGTTTATTGAGTGCACTAAATATAAAGGGAAGGGGAATCTTGTTATTACTGGGCAACTTGGAGATGTAATGAAAGAATCTGCAAGAGCAGCACTGACATATGTCAGATCAATTGCTGATAGGTATAATATTAATGAAGAAGATTTTGAAAAATACGATATACATATTCACGTTCCTGCCGGTGCAATCCCAAAAGATGGCCCTTCTGCAGGTATAACTATGGCCATAGCAATTCTTTCTATTTTTTCAGGACGGCATGTTAACAAGGAAGTAGCAATGACGGGTGAGATAACTATCAGAGGTAAGGTATTGCCTATTGGTGGACTAAAGGAAAAGTTATTGGCCGCTAAAAGAATGAACGTTAAGAAAGTTATCATCCCTAAAAAGAATGAAAATGATTTGATAAAACTACCAAAATATATTAAAAATTCGCTTAAGATTTATACAGTAGAAAGCTTTGATGAGGTAGCGGAAATCGCTCTGATTTAAGGGGGAGTTTATAAAAATACGTGATAAGCTGGCAAGGCTGCTGACAATAGATAGATCACCCCATATAGTTGCGCTTTCTTCAGCTATAGGGATGATCATTGGTTTTTCCCCTTACGTAGGATTTCATACAGTCCTTGCTATTGCTTTTTCATATTTTTTGAATCTGCCAATTTATCCTTTAATTTTAGGTGCGTATATCACAAATCCTATTACACTTATATTTATATATGCTTTTTGCTATAAAGTTGGGTTGATTTTGACCGATACAAATATTGATATAGTTTTGGACTGGACAAAGCTAAATTGGGATATTATGTTACATAATGTCAAACAAGTATTATGGCCTTTTTTTGTCGGATGCCATGTAGTTGGTGTTTTGGCAGCAGTTATAACTTACGTTGCAGTTTATTTTATAATTAAGAGATACAAAGGGGCTGTGGTTGGCTGAAATTATTGCTATAGCAAGTGGAAAAGGTGGAGTTGGTAAGAGTTTTTTTGCTGCAAATCTTGCTATGTCCATAGCTAACAAGGGTGAGAGTGTTTTACTTGTAGATGGTGACCTTGGCGGAGCAAATCTTCATAACTTTGTAGGTTTGAAAGCTCCTGGAAAGAGTTTGTATAATTTCATTAGAGAGAAGCTTCCCATAGAGGATGTGATATTAAGAACCCCTGCCAATGTTGACTTTGTTGGTGGTGCGGGTGACGTTTTAGGGATG
Proteins encoded in this window:
- a CDS encoding DUF2062 domain-containing protein — its product is MKIRDKLARLLTIDRSPHIVALSSAIGMIIGFSPYVGFHTVLAIAFSYFLNLPIYPLILGAYITNPITLIFIYAFCYKVGLILTDTNIDIVLDWTKLNWDIMLHNVKQVLWPFFVGCHVVGVLAAVITYVAVYFIIKRYKGAVVG
- the lon gene encoding endopeptidase La, which codes for MEFNENDIKIPEELPLLPVRDIVVFPFMVIPLFVGREASIKAVDDALAEKRMIFLASQKDPMNEDPGKGEVYDIGTIAVILRMLKLPDGRVKILVQGLKRGKIQEFIKDEPYFKVRVEQIEEDDKTDDLKVEALTRHVKDQLNRAVSLGKPMLPDLLAIIDSIEEPGKLADLIVSNLGLKISESQEVLETIDSVERLKKVSEFLNREISILEVQQKILSEAKGEIDKSQKEYFLKEQLKAIRKELGEEDDFNKEIEELNIKINKLKMPKDVREEALKQLKRLSRMHSDSAEATVVRSYVEWLVELPWKKSSKDNLDIKNAKLILDEDHYGLEEVKDRILDFLSVRKLKKDMKSPILCFVGPPGVGKTSLGKSIARAMNRKFLRISLGGVRDEAEIRGHRRTYIGAMPGKIIQGLKSVGTDNPVFMLDEIDKLGNDFRGDPASALLEVLDPEQNNSFVDHYIGVPFDLSKVFFITTANYLEPIPPALKDRMEIIEIPGYTEEEKVNIAEKYLIPKQCKENGIELLKFRKSAILKVVSGYTRESGLRNLERNIGTVCRKVARKVAEEGVFKKTITETDVVKFLGPEKFYPEDELKNNEIGVVTGLAWTPYGGDVLFIECTKYKGKGNLVITGQLGDVMKESARAALTYVRSIADRYNINEEDFEKYDIHIHVPAGAIPKDGPSAGITMAIAILSIFSGRHVNKEVAMTGEITIRGKVLPIGGLKEKLLAAKRMNVKKVIIPKKNENDLIKLPKYIKNSLKIYTVESFDEVAEIALI